The Pseudomonas sp. LFM046 region CGTTGGTGGCCGGGTCCAGCGGGTTGCCCGGTTTCCAGGCCTTGATGGCCTCGACCACCATGGGCACGAATTTTTCCTTGATGGAGCGCTCTACCAACAGGCGCGAACCGGCGGTGCAGACTTCGCCCTGGTTGAAGGCGATGGCGCCGGCAGCGGCTTCGGCAGCAGCCTGCAGGTCCGGGGCGTCGGCGAACACGATGTTCGGGCTCTTGCCACCGGCTTCCAGCCAGACGCGCTTCATGTTGGATTCGCCAGCGTAGACCATCAATTGCTTGGCGATCTTGGTGGAACCGGTGAACACCAGGGTGTCCACGTCCATGTGCAGGGCCAGGGCCTTGCCCACGGTGTGGCCAAAGCCCGGCAGCACGTTGAACACGCCAGCCGGGATGCCGGCCTCGATGGCCAGTTGGGCGATGCGGATACCGGTCAGCGGCGACTTTTCAGACGGCTTGAGGACGATGGAGTTGCCGGTGGACAGCGCCGGGCCGAGCTTCCAGCAGGTCATCAGCAGGGGGAAATTCCACGGCACGATGGCGGCGACTACGCCCACCGGCTCGCGGGTCACCAGGCCCAGTTCGTTGTGCGGGGTGGCGGCGACTTCGTCGTAAATCTTGTCGATGGCCTCACCGCTCCAGCGGATGGCGCGGGACGCGGACGGCACGTCGACGCTCAGCGAGTCGCTGATCGGCTTGCCCATGTCCAGGGTTTCCAGCAGGGCGAGCTCTTCGGCGTGGGCATCGATCAGGTTGGCGAAGCGAATCATCACTTCCTTGCGCTTGACCGGAGCCATGCGCGACCAGACGCCAGACTCGAACGTGGCGCGGGCATCTTTCACGGCCAGCTCGGCGTCGGCCAGGTCACAGCTGGCAACCTTGCCCAGCAGGCGGCCGTCGATCGGGCTGATGCAGTCGAAGGTCTCGCCGGAAACGGAACCGGTGTACTCGCCATGGATGAAGGCGCGGGTCTCGATCTGCACGGACTTGGCGCGCTGTTCCCAATCTGCTCGGGTCAGGGTGGTCATTGGAGCTTTCCTCTTATTAGAAGAGTGCCGCCAGCTCAGGCATGCACTGTCAAAAATTCTGCAAGGCCGACCTATGAATGGCCATCCTCGCAACCCTAAACCAGACGGGCTAGCCTTTTCAATATATTTGACAGATTTCCGTCAAACGCCCTTGTCATGTTCAATTTATTAAACATAGACTGCGCCAAAATCACTACAACACCTCACCTTGCCTCTTTGGGTGGTCACAATGACAAACGCCAATGCGCCGCAACCGGGCAGAATATCCAACAGTCTTGACGATTTTTGGATGCCCTTTACCGCCAACCGCCAGTTCAAGGCCAAGCCGCGACTGCTGGAAAGCGCCGAAGGGATGTACTTCACCAGCACCGACGGTCGCCAGGTCCTCGACGGTACCGCTGGCCTCTGGTGCTGCAACGCCGGCCACGGTCGCCGCGAGATCACCGAGGCAGTGAGCCGTCAGATCGCGAAGCTGGACTTCGCCCCCACCTTCCAGATGGGCCACCCGCTGCCCTTCGAACTGGCCGAGCGCCTGGCCGATGTGGCCCCCAAGGGCCTGAACAAGGTGTTCTTCACCAACTCCGGCTCTGAATCGGCGGACACCGCCCTGAAGATCGCCCTCGCCTTCCAGCGCGCCATCGGCCAAGGCACCCGCACCCGCCTGATCGGCCGCGAACTGGGCTACCACGGCGTGGGCTTCGGCGGCATTTCGGTGGGTGGCATGGTCAACAACCGCAAGGCCTTCCCCGCCTTGCTGCCGAATGTGGATCACCTGCCGCACACGCTGGATATCCAGCGCAACGCCTTCAGCCGTGGTCTGCCGGAGTTCGGCATCGAGAAAGCCGACGAGCTGGAGCGCCTGGTCACCCTGCACGGCGCGGAGAACATTGCCGCCGTGATCGTCGAGCCCATGTCCGGTTCGGCCGGCGTGATCCTGCCGCCGGTGGGCTACCTGCAGCGCCTGCGGGACATCACCCGCAAGCACGGCATCCTGCTGATCTTCGACGAGGTGATCACCGGTTTCGGCCGCGTCGGCGAAGCCTTCGCCGCCCAGCGCTGGGGCGTCACCCCGGATATCATTACTTGTGCCAAGGGCCTGACAAACGGCGCCATTCCCATGGGCGCGGTGTTCGTCGCCGAAGAGATCTACCAGGCCTTCATGCAGGGCCCGGAAAGCGCCATCGAGTTCTTCCACGGTTATACCTATTCCGGTCACCCGGTGGCGTGCGCCGCTGCGCTGGCGACCCTTGACATCTACCAGGGCGAGCGCCTGTTCGAGCGCACCATCGAGCTGGAAAGCCACTGGCAAGACGCCCTGCTCAGCCTGCGCGACCTGCCCAATGTGATCGACATCCGCGCAGTGGGCCTGGTGGGCGGCGTGCAACTGGCACCCAGTGCCGAAGGCGTGGGCAAGCGCGGCTTCCAGGTCTTCGAACAATGCTTCCACGACGGCGTGATGGTCCGCGTCACCGGCGACACCATCGCCATGTCGCCGCCGCTGATCGTGGAGAAGGAACAGATCGACATTCTCGTCGGCACGCTCGCCGACTCCATCCGCAAGGCCGCCTGAACAGGGACCGCACCATGAACATCCAGCAGATCGTCGACTTCGCCCAGGCCACCACAGCCCCGGAACATTACCGCCCGGCGCCCGAGAAGATCCTCAAGGGCGATCCCGAGCAGAGCGTTCGCAACCATTACGGCAGCCCCTGCGGGCAGTTCAACGTGGGCATCTGGGAAGGTGCGGTGGGCCACTGGACGGTGAGCTACACCGAGCACGAGTACTGCGAGATTCTCCAGGGCGTATCGGTGATTCGCGACCAGGACGGCAACGCCAAGACCGTCCGCGTCGGCGACCGCTTCGTGATTCCCGCCGGCTTCTCCGGCACCTGGGAAGTGCTGGAACCCTGCCGCAAGGTCTACGTCATCTTTGAACAGGCCGCCCGCTGAGCCTGTTCGTCTCCCATGCTTGTCACCCTTCAGCCCGCCTCTGGCGGGTTTTTTTATGGGTGCAGCGAAAGGTCCCGCAGGATGGGGCGGGCGGCGCTCCCCGAGCGGAGCCCGTGCGAGGATCGATGGGTATCGCAAGCTCCACCCATCCTACGGTTCCGCCACGGGGCTCAAGGCAAATCGCAGGCATGAAAAAGCCCGCACTGGGCGGGCTTCTTCGCAAGGGCCGGATCAATTACTTGATCTTGGCTTCCTTGTAGATCACGTGCTTGCGCACAACCGGATCGAATTTCTTGATCTCGATCTTGTCG contains the following coding sequences:
- a CDS encoding aldehyde dehydrogenase codes for the protein MTTLTRADWEQRAKSVQIETRAFIHGEYTGSVSGETFDCISPIDGRLLGKVASCDLADAELAVKDARATFESGVWSRMAPVKRKEVMIRFANLIDAHAEELALLETLDMGKPISDSLSVDVPSASRAIRWSGEAIDKIYDEVAATPHNELGLVTREPVGVVAAIVPWNFPLLMTCWKLGPALSTGNSIVLKPSEKSPLTGIRIAQLAIEAGIPAGVFNVLPGFGHTVGKALALHMDVDTLVFTGSTKIAKQLMVYAGESNMKRVWLEAGGKSPNIVFADAPDLQAAAEAAAGAIAFNQGEVCTAGSRLLVERSIKEKFVPMVVEAIKAWKPGNPLDPATNVGALVDTTQMNNVLSYIQAGHDDGAKLVAGGKRVMEETGGTYVEPTIFDGVSNAMRIAKEEIFGPVLSVIAFDSEEEAVAIANDTIYGLAAAVWTNNLSRAHLVGKALRAGSVWINQYDGGDMTAPFGGFKQSGNGRDKSLHAFDKYTELKSTWIKL
- a CDS encoding aspartate aminotransferase family protein — translated: MTNANAPQPGRISNSLDDFWMPFTANRQFKAKPRLLESAEGMYFTSTDGRQVLDGTAGLWCCNAGHGRREITEAVSRQIAKLDFAPTFQMGHPLPFELAERLADVAPKGLNKVFFTNSGSESADTALKIALAFQRAIGQGTRTRLIGRELGYHGVGFGGISVGGMVNNRKAFPALLPNVDHLPHTLDIQRNAFSRGLPEFGIEKADELERLVTLHGAENIAAVIVEPMSGSAGVILPPVGYLQRLRDITRKHGILLIFDEVITGFGRVGEAFAAQRWGVTPDIITCAKGLTNGAIPMGAVFVAEEIYQAFMQGPESAIEFFHGYTYSGHPVACAAALATLDIYQGERLFERTIELESHWQDALLSLRDLPNVIDIRAVGLVGGVQLAPSAEGVGKRGFQVFEQCFHDGVMVRVTGDTIAMSPPLIVEKEQIDILVGTLADSIRKAA
- a CDS encoding cupin domain-containing protein; translated protein: MNIQQIVDFAQATTAPEHYRPAPEKILKGDPEQSVRNHYGSPCGQFNVGIWEGAVGHWTVSYTEHEYCEILQGVSVIRDQDGNAKTVRVGDRFVIPAGFSGTWEVLEPCRKVYVIFEQAAR